Sequence from the Equus asinus isolate D_3611 breed Donkey chromosome 5, EquAss-T2T_v2, whole genome shotgun sequence genome:
cagctcagagccgcacaggcatcttccgagccacagccggctcaagaccttcagcaagcacttgcagcatcccagccactaccctcagctcctgagctgcagccccagagaatcctcgccttcccctagccatggcgtgggttttaaagttttgttttcggcttttctttacttaacctttccctgtattttatctcgtcagttcaataaagtttagttcttgggttcttttcaattgttcgctgaagtggcgtgaagcagactcacaatgtcacaccaacgtcatccgcatctagtacccgcccatttttgtccaagagaaaccctgtccctgggaagcagtcagtctcccttcctcccaccgcaagtccccggtagccactgagtttccttctgtcgGACTCCATGCATTTCCCTCCTCCGGAGTTTGCAtggaagtgccagccttccagaggtggcctcctgtgcctggctgggtctggtctgaggtgagcgactccggatgtttgaaattgagatagcggttttcattaagaagaaaaatcccccggagatcaaagattctgtctcaaagaggatgccccgctattccctcttttcacttcctggggatggggacccattggaggtgtgacaccagagctggaaacagcgagggaaatgtcggggccagggagacccctttcaaatctttcgctttcctggatgggccacggtaacgttttcaaaatgggcaaattttaaaaatattctcatcgcgtatgaaacactggcgtttacaagaagcgtatcgtggagtaaaatatattccccaaagttttaacgtttgagatagataactaatgttactttggtaaaagaatgacttaaagatgagtcataagaaacgatgccctcgttctaccaagaaacaactgcccagaacaaggggtggccagctttgcagagctcttcattgagctccggtgcgggggcgcgggtgtgtgtctgtgtgtgtgtgtgagtgtgtgtgtgtgtgtgtgtgtgtgtgtgtgtgagggcggtgtgggtgtgtgggtgtgtgagggtgtggtgcgggaaggagcctggggctgttccttcctggtacctgatgccccagagtgggctgtgagtagtcacacctatccccttgcgcgttctcagggaccactgaccacatccaaatctcagtagtgacacggcatcgctttgccgtcctctgtggaatcgctcaagtcagtccacactcaagaggaggggattacagcaggcggtctagaccaggaagtcctgatcccaggtggccagtgacgggagaaggagaagaccccagcacttcaatgccttgcccagaatcccagatgaggaagaaggcggcgccagggaggaagccagctctgcgtcctcaaggctggggctctggctgcacacaggcattcccaggggcctctggagaaggctgtgttggtggaagtgcctacagatctggagatggcatgggggtgagggggagtattcggcagtgtacacgggcatttggtcagttcttgtttgaggaggagcccaggtccggggcacccttgattgtagccctgcccacatcacacccacggtggaggcagtggcggccacttttctgctgagctcaggcctatgcagtcctgaattgaatctctcactggaacattgggaaactgaggcccctagaggggtatggaatggccctcgacagggtgagtcccgtgggtaagtgtgtgttctgaccttctagggcaagactgggaccccacgcggaggcttggcttctgaaactaggaaccatgagatcttgagaagctcttgccaatccctcccttttgtgggagctgttttcttcttggcctccacaacctgagcacacaacacgcggacgcacacaaacacacacacacacgcacacacgcgcatgcacacacacacacacacacacacacacacacacacattgaccttggatgcaaggatggactctagggtgggatccgaagagaagcagacacagggcaagtggcaagaggaagaaacacgaggtgggaggcattgcctgcaAGTGACACACGCCTCCAGTCTGAGAGGTATTGTCCTCTAAGGTAGGACACACGCCAGAGGACATGTCTAGCAAGTccacgctccagtcctccccagtgtgcagacaggaggccgacaggccctgagagacacaacggcttatgcaggatccagaagaggtaaggaagaggacttgtttctgcgtcagtctcaaagctgggacctcggccgcacccagaccctctagggagcctgtgagacgggtgtgttggtgttcctgggtacgcgtacgacgtcgcatggagaaggggggtgagcaaggccatggccagaggactgtttgcatgggtggtatctgaggggggcactcaggtaagggcactgcaggaaatgaggtcacttccttgacaacagaccccaacagacttggaacccccgcaactaggcagccacgtgcgcaaagccagctcacttggctggagactcttgatagagaaccatgttctcctgctttctcccgcctgaccagggctctggttcccagaaagcccagagggagaaccttttgagacgttgtggacgctggctcagctcccacgccccccaccgctggacctttggcaggaggtcctctcaggtaacatgaggaagcctagagcagcccaatcgaggccagaccagctccccgagccctcccagggcagccctcatcccgtctcctcgtgagtgtgggggccagagggacatgtgggcaggatctgcccttggccgcagaaggttggtgggctggcagtaacctgcttttcccgtcacgttcccaagccaggacagggctggcgggactgaaaggggacccctaagctgcctcctcattccaggccctcaggctgccgtgtgtttccctcctcgctggaggtctgtgtggaccgtggggcggggtatgtgtgtccagagtggagagagtcacagaggtgtgagagccagccaagacagccagtcgggtctctgaggcttgccgcctggctgccgggcactgtctttccagagcgtcactcaggagatgggccagcagctgagcaacgacgccctcgactccaccaccctgcaggaagggaaggtgccccacgctgccaagcgaggccagggccggctcagggtgagtgcgggtgctggggagacccaagccccagggccccaagacagcactgaggaccccaggtcttcgaaggccctgagacagccccggggctcctgcctggagccctgctccccaaggaatctgaatccccatctcttcccccgaccttcccctgcgggcccagcccccgtcttggccagaggagacggccctgtccacagaggtgcagcagagcagagacatttctagcccatcagctcacgggcgttcaagagtccttttgcgttctgtagagattttcctgtttgaactcccatcctcacgtgtccatgtggcctggcaatccttccccaccttctcccagtcggacgcagcatcctgatggataggcatgctttttgcccaaaaggacatggggctcacagtgttctttctggtcctctgcctttgccgtccagaggaacacgtccacgtggcctctcgaggtcagggcatcgggcctcagcaggccgcccaactttccagaagggagacccattagcccagtgactcagcccttcactgaacccgcaccttctgttgccatttccacagcaccgccctgatcaccctgcctgtcctcccgtcctcatccctcccagcccacgaaaagcctctgtgttctcctgtctagaatgggcagttggtcagccaccccagggttgatgctcttcatccagggaagggctgtcactcctctgccagcaccaaagacctaggagaccaagaggtttaatccttctgcacctcacatcctacttggaatcccgagaattcttccctgccctgggcaatgatgcccacttctggccacaagtcaccgcgggcttgggcattcggtccgacctccagtccccggcactcctggggcccgcggtgcggcctctgatggcaagcggcccctctgtctgaccccaggctgaaaatccatcccgagcgaagagcaaagcgtcccgcctggtgtggaccgtccaggctggaacgcggcagaagcgagtggagcacctggtgcccgccttcctggagggcgacaccgcctacgtccacagcttcctgtgcacttatagaggttttgccaccacacgacaggtgctggagctgctgtttcaaaggtgagtgccgtgcccctccgcagcactgtgggcattcagccacctactagctgtgaggctggggatgtcacggcatctccccgagcctcggtttgctccttgcaaggcgggctgaagagaggatcagcctccaggggagattgtagggactcaagcaggtgctgcctgcaaaggcttctcgagaagcctaaccctctgggagggtcgactggagcggaggggctgtggttgtgctcattgaggatattcctcttgcctatggcgaagcctccgcctcgtccctcagcgtgcccgtggccttcactgagctgttgtcttccctttggaaaaggagatgggagagctcttctaggtctctgacctgggtgaagccagagcagcgatccctgggctgagccgaggcccccgacccactcaagcaggagggaggggccggttggagctccttccttcatcacgcacacacagagggccccactaggtgcagaaagttttctaggcactgaccagaatcccgtgcacagagcaggcgacagccatgccctccagggctccattctccttgggagtcagacagcgccgctaggcttctcacgcaggcctgatccacagtccagtgcatgccacgtcctcctgtgtcttctagatacggttgtgtccttgcctatggcgatgaggacggcggacccttagaccaactcaaaaagtgagtgggctttggaatccctaggagggcgcccagcgtccacacttggagggcagttgcctgcagcgtcccgctcactcatctgctagaacctccccagcgggtgctcagctcctgctcagggggctcagggagtgctccggggccacataagcccctccctggtcgagatacggggcaggggagcatgaccctcatgggacacctggcgaatcaggcagcacgtaggcccaggagggaaagttggaggcaagaggagggccctgggaagcatgggcgggagacaatgtccgttgttccctcactggtcagatgttctgggagcacctcctgtgtgccagggagggcaatgcaaagaggagactgcaccgctcgctgccctcacgcagctgacgttccagtgggcagtgggcagagagatgctccaagcagtgtgtcaggcttccctgaggcctaggagaggtgacgccaccacggcacagggctcccccttccaaaggcgttttcctagcccctccttggtgccctggcctacctctgccaagactgccagattggaggtggccgccaagtaggactggcccctggacagccaggagcgggaggcccaggagcccaggcccgcacagggatgcccgggaggccagcgtgcaaggaaaggacccttctctgactctgctgcccacctgtccgtcctcagggccatctccttcattctgggcgcctggctccgatggtaccctgaggattttatccagcccccagatgttcccagcctggaactgctcttggcctacattggtctcaatatgcccggctcggagctggagcaccgcgcccgcgttcttctttcccagctggagcaccctgagcacactgaggccaagactgagggtgaggaggactcgggtgtgtgacgtgggcgtgtgcagaggggatggcgctgcgccccccggagcagagtgtccag
This genomic interval carries:
- the LOC139045415 gene encoding ral guanine nucleotide dissociation stimulator-like codes for the protein MGQQLSNDALDSTTLQEGKVPHAAKRGQGRLRAENPSRAKSKASRLVWTVQAGTRQKRVEHLVPAFLEGDTAYVHSFLCTYRGFATTRQVLELLFQRAISFILGAWLRWYPEDFIQPPDVPSLELLLAYIGLNMPGSELEHRARVLLSQLEHPEHTEAKTEAAAPPKDAEAPEDPAPSLPLVPSPAQSRTGIFRATAGSRPSASTCSIPATTLSS